The following are encoded in a window of Carassius auratus strain Wakin chromosome 6, ASM336829v1, whole genome shotgun sequence genomic DNA:
- the LOC113097595 gene encoding vitamin D3 receptor B-like: MHNSIYLTVSPSPPSSPLVMESAVSTSTQVPDEFDRNVPRICGVCGDKATGFHFNAMTCEGCKGFFRRSMKRKASFTCPFNGSCTITKDNRRHCQACRLKRCLDIGMMKEFILTDEEVQRKKELIQRRKDEEAQKEAQKPRLSEEQRSIIDSLVDAHHKTYDDSYSDFSRFRPPVREGPVTRSASRAASLHSLSDASSDSFSHSPESGDRKMNLSSLLMMYQEQGLSSSPDSKEDEGNSLSMLPHLADLVSYSIQKVIGFAKMIPGFRELTAEDQIALLKSSAIEVIMLRSNQSFSLEDMSWSCGGPEFKYCVNDVTKAGHTLELLEPLVKFQVGLKKLNLHEEEHVLLMAICLLSPDRPGVQDHERVEALQDRISEILQAYIRAHHPGGRLLYAKMIQKLADLRSLNEEHSKQYRSLSFQPEHSMQLTPLVLEVFGGQVT; the protein is encoded by the exons ATGCACAACTCTATATATTTAACAGtttctccttctcctccttcTTCTCCTTTAGTGATGGAGTCAGCCGTTAGTACATCCACTCAAGTGCCAGACGAGTTTGACCGTAATGTTCCACGAATCTGTGGTGTGTGTGGAGACAAAGCCACTGGCTTTCACTTTAATGCGATGACCTGTGAGGGCTGCAAAGGCTTtttcag gCGCAGTATGAAGCGGAAGGCCAGTTTTACCTGTCCTTTTAATGGAAGCTGCACCATCACTAAAGATAACCGTCGCCACTGCCAGGCCTGCAGACTCAAGCGTTGCCTGGATATTGGCATGATGAAAGAGT ttatACTGACAGATGAGGAAGTTCAGAGGAAAAAGGAGCTGATCCAGAGGAGGAAGGATGAGGAGGCACAGAAGGAGGCGCAGAAGCCCCGGCTTTCAGAGGAGCAGCGCAGCATCATTGATTCGCTCGTGGATGCACATCACAAAACTTATGACGATTCCTACTCCGACTTCTCACGCTTCAGA CCTCCGGTTCGAGAGGGTCCGGTTACACGCAGTGCCAGCCGAGCCGCGTCTCTTCATTCACTATCAGATGCCTCCTCGGACTCCTTCAGCCATTCTCCAG aGTCTGGAGATCGTAAGATGAATCTGAGCAGTTTGTTGATGATGTATCAGGAGCAGGGTTTGAGCTCCAGTCCAGACTCAAAGGAGGATGAGGGCAATAGTCTGTCCATGCTTCCTCACCTGGCTGACCTGGTTTCCTACAGCATTCAGAAGGTCATCGGCTTTGCCAAGATGATTCCTGGATTCAG AGAGCTGACAGCTGAAGATCAGATTGCTTTGCTCAAGTCCAGTGCTATAGAAGTGATCATGCTCCGGTCCAACCAGTCTTTCAGTCTGGAGGACATGAGCTGGAGCTGTGGAGGACCTGAGTTTAAATACTGCGTCAATGATGTCACGAAAG CTGGACACACTCTGGAGCTGTTGGAGCCGCTGGTGAAGTTTCAGGTGGGCTTGAAAAAGCTCAACCTACATGAGGAGGAACATGTGCTGCTGATGGCCATTTGCCTGCTGTCTCCAG ACCGTCCCGGGGTGCAGGACCACGAGCGTGTGGAAGCGTTACAGGACAGAATATCTGAGATTCTGCAGGCGTACATCCGTGCGCATCACCCGGGGGGGCGTCTGCTCTATGCGAAGATGATCCAGAAGCTGGCGGACCTCCGCAGCCTGAATGAAGAGCACTCCAAACAGTACCGCTCCCTCTCTTTCCAGCCCGAACACAGCATGCAGCTGACCCCTCTGGTGCTGGAGGTGTTCGGCGGACAGGTCACTTAG
- the LOC113105164 gene encoding uncharacterized protein LOC113105164 has translation MAITYAKQREYINAKPSPSILDIWKKRVKGKRLLDFFSSQITKWRKEVRAVLKEAIKKDREGSDGLAAMLVMLAHFKEQEESLFLIADETTTPADAEAQLSLPVTPRIIMLGETILTAKKWMLSIEGKVVIPPGAHMADFTTALAALFACYYVFNLEYQVEASTTLEFVQRAPTRILGLQGQGMQEAIVAGEVYFPFCFKC, from the exons ATGGCAATCACTTATGCCAAACAGCGGGAATACATCAACGCAAAGCCTTCCCCAAGCATTCTGGAT ATATGGAAAAAAAGGGTAAAAGGTAAAAGACTCCTGGATTTCTTCAGTAGTCAGATTACAAAGTGGAGGAAAGAAGTAAGAGCTGTTCTGAAGGAAGCCATAAAGAAGGACCGAGAAGGATCTGATGGCCTAGCAGCGATGCTTGTGATGTTGGCACACTTCAAAGAGCAAGAGGAGTCACTTTTTCTCATTGCTGAT GAGACTACCACTCCCGCAGACGCAGAGGCCCAGCTGTCTCTCCCAGTCACTCCAAGGATCATCATGCTCG GAGAGACAATACTGACTGCAAAAAAATGGATGCTGTCGATCGAGGGGAAGGTCGTAATCCCACCTGGTGCTCACATGGCAGACTTCACCACTGCCTTGGCCGCTCTCTTCGCCTGTTACTATGTATTCAACCTAGAGTATCAGGTGGAAGCCAGCACAACACTGGAGTTTGTTCAGAg GGCTCCAACTAGGATTCTAGGTCTCCAAGGTCAGGGCATGCAAGAGGCCATAGTGGCAGGGgaagtttattttcctttctgttttaaatgttga